The DNA segment ccacagtcttgggagtccaTCAATCAAGGTTCGCcagtgtatgttatgggatatgtagAGGAAGAGGATAGTAGCcgggccaagaggaggaaggtaatCGATAAGGATATGAAGGTTCCGCTTCGAAGTGTTTCTGATCAAGGTTtttatataggacgaggcaaggaccctctactgtAGACTTCCTCCAAGTGTCAGTTTTTGATTGGTGACTTCCACCTCTTCTTAGAATATTACCAAGTCAGGGTTCTAAATGTGTTAGGTTGTTTTATGAGGACGTAGAGAGCCCCAtcccgacttgtatatattatggttatgcctacttagaggttttgaAGACATTATCCcgtatatagttttgggtatgacatgTCTACGGCCTAGTCGACCgctatgtatataaacctttttgtaaattagttatgcaagttatgttttaatattgttacctATATATATGGATGTGGCCCGAAGTGGCccgtgatagatttgataataaacaaggataatATACGTGGTGTTCGGTTGGGTAGGACTTGATATATAGTAGGTAAGGATGTATTGGCCTCTTGTTATGCTAATATCAAGTGTAGATCAAAGATGGTTTGATTTCAGTTTCCTGGAGAGCCTGTTTTAGAATGGCAAGGTAATACTGCATTGCCAAATGTAAATTtatctcctatctcaaggcaaggaagatgatcagaaaggacTATATTATCACTGAGTTTGGGTTtaggatgtggaagtagagttaCCAACCATTAGGTCCATCCATGTGGTGAATGGGTTTCTGGAAGTTTTCCCCGATGAGCTTCCGGGTCTTCCGcaagagcgagaaattgagttttttaTTGACCTACTACTACCAGAtattcatccaatatctattctcATAAAGAATGGCCCCTGCAGAGCTGAacgagttaaaggaacaactaaggggcTTGCttggaaaaaggttttatcaaatCTAGTACATCActgtggggagcacctgtgttgtttgtaagaaagGAGGATGGTTCTTTACGAATATGTAttaattataggcagttgaataaggtgacgatcaagaataagtacccactaaagagaattgatgatttatttgattagttgcaaggtgccaagtgttttcaaagatagacggGGGGTCCAGGTACTATCAGGTTAGGGTTAAGGataaagatattccgaagacaacatttagGACCAGATATgagcactttgagtttcgggttatgtcgtttggtctgaccaatgcctcaatagtattcatggatttaatgaaccgagtgttcaggcctttttTAGAtatgttcgtaattgtatttattgacgatatattggtatattctcgttcagatgctgagcatgcagatcatctgcGTACTATGCTCAGAGTTttacaagaagggaagttgtatgcaaaattttctaaatatgaactctggttgaactctgtagctttccttgggcatattatttCGGGTCAGGACATCCGAGTGGATACACAAGAGACTGAGGCCGTGAAGACTTTGTCAAAACCCACAACACCAATGAAGGTTCGTAGCTTcttttggcaggttattacaagaaacttgtaacaaaattttcttctcttctaagcacCTTTGACCAAAGCGGTATGTGGTGTCTTGCTTGATGTTccggaataacataaggaaatctatggtgcaagaaggttgaagaaaggttacaaataagtataaatagatatgtgtaggtcgcaatctaaagtatggtagagcaatAAGGTTCTAGGAAGACAAGAGAAAAGATAAGAAAAGACGAGTGAAAAGGTGGCGAGAATGGATAAGTTCTTGGGGTTAAGCTCATGAGAGAGTTGatagtttctctaagttatagaaggctcagtatGGCCTGAAAGGActtaaaggagtctaagactagtaacattTAGAACAGATGAAATACTACCCTAATAGTGGGATAAAGGcgtaattgtgatggataaaggatgaagtttgggcctccgAAGAGGGGAATTTCCTAAATTGTAAAAACAAATTAGAATACCCAtgtaagttgactcagaagggagcaaagatTCAATGGGCCGATGCTCGTGAACaaagtttccaggcattaaaagACAAATTAACTccagcaccggttctaacgctcccaaaagggaccgatggttatgttatctatttcCACGCTTTAGGCATTGGATtaggttgtgtgctgatgcagcatgttaaggttgtggcttatgcttctagacaactaagaaagcacgtgaagaactacccgacccacaacttagagttagctgcggtgatttatgcactaaagatgtggaggcactacttatatggcattcatgttgatgtctatacggatcataagagcctctagTACATCTTCaaacaaaaggaattgaatctacgtcaaaggagatggttggagctacttaaagactatggcgttgatattttataccatccagggaagacgaacgtagtagccgacgccctcagccatagatctatgggtagcctgtcgtatttacaaccagaaaagaggggaataacccatgaggttcatcatctagctagtcttggagtttggatactggactcaggtggcgttggaattactcttcaagaTATGgaaacatcctctttagtaactgaagtaaaggaacgccagtatgAGGATCTTGTGTTAgatcattatagggataccacccttcagaaggagaagacgccGTTAGAAATTATAGAAGATGGGATCCTCAAATATCAAGGACagttatgtgtgcctaatgttgcagggctgcgtcggcaggttatgggagaaactcactattctcgttattctatccatctatgagcaacaaagatgtatcatgatatcaagaaattatattggtgggttattgcaagttatggagattccgacttggaaatgagAAGTAATCAATATAGACTTCATCGTAggtttacctcgtacccagcgtaagttcgattcgatatgggtggtTGTTGATAGACTTACAAAGTCAGCTCATTTCTGCccattagaactacatattccttggaggattatgcaaggctttatattaaggagatagtacgactgcatgatgtccctatatctattatctcggatagaggagctcaattcaCAATTAACTTCTGGAaatccttccaaaaaggattggggactcaagtaagtcttagtacaacatttcatcccagAAAGACGAataggctgagcgtactattcaaacactggaagATATGTGACGAGCTTGTTTAATAGATTTCAAAGGTAGCTAGGATGATCACCTGccacttattgagttcgcatataataatagtaaCCACTCCAGTTACATACGAAGATCCTTATGGACGAAAGTGTAGGtagcctatagggtggttcgatgttggggaaGCTACGTTAATAGGACCAGAATTAGTACAACAGGTAATCGAGAGAATTAAGATTATACATGAAAGGCTATTGACAGCTCAAAGCCATCAGAAGGCTTATACAGaaggtatcaccgatgaaagTTGTCATGAAGTTTAGAaggaaaggcaaacttagcctaCGGTATATTAGGCCTTATAAgatcattcagagagtgggccaagtaacttatgagttagaatttgcCTCAGAGTTTGAGCCTGTCCATCCGTATTTTTTTGCGTATCTATGTTATgaaagtatattggtgatccTACACGAGTGTTGCCCACGAATGATATACAAATTATAGAgaacttatcatacgaggaaattccgaTTGCCATCCTataccgacaaatccgcaagctacaaaataaggaggtagcctccgtgaaagtgctttggagaaacaacaatgtggaagagatGACTTGGGAGGTCGAGGAAAATataaagtctagatatccctacctatttcctcctctagagaagggtccgactgagacgtcataatcataaggtacgtgtataaattcttatgttggttattgtcgttggtcgtgtgaggccatggtCATTATTCATAATTGTGGTCCTGTGTGgcgttgggttattaagcttctacgaggagaattggtagtggtgttgttacaaaggcgaccctgccaaagttatatagatcacggggagttgaacatttgaggacgaatgtttctaagggggggggggaaggatgttacatctcgcgttttcgtatgtAAAATTTCGTCTTcaagttaaccgacgtagactcggggatgcgATCATCtagacgttaacgtacttacgctatttataacaagcgataaataagtgttatgaatgATAAAGTGGTATACGGATTAACGAAAACAAGTTTCGTTGGgaatggccaatttggaataaaatacgggtcaagcgaTAGTATCCGATAATTATAAAtcagtaccatgcaaggtaccatatgaccacggtagtgtaatatataacgtatatataaagtattttaaaaatatagaattttaagtaatttgcgataatttttaaattatacgggtaatagattaattatcgggtaacgaaataatacccggttaactaataagtggataaattaaaATCACCCCCAAAGAGTAACGTGGCAGTCATGCCACTTCCAAacaatgactcttagtcatttttgGGGTTAGGTGGCATAATGTCACATTTCACACTTTTTTAAAAATCTTCCGTATACATTAAGACTAACCCATTAGAATGAATATCATTCTTACACAAAGACTCCCTTCAACCATAACCCAAACATTAGCCATTGAATACAGAACATCTTCAACCAAGATTTTTAAATTCATAACTTTAGCAAGACTTGATTAACTTAAGTAAAATACTCCTTTCTGATTCTTGGTAACATTTAAAAGACACTTTgtctttaagaaaaaaaaaacgttCAAGAACAGAATTGAAATCAAAATTTGTCCAAAATTTCAAGACCAAGCGAAGTTCGTCCAATTTAAAAGAAATCCAGTGTAAATTTGACAGAAGCAGATTTATTCAAGtaattccaggaacaggtatgttaaagccctcccttctttcttttggcatggtccaaattatactgaagaaacgagcaaatacacactCTTCTATAAAttgctctattcatagaaatagtaggggtgtctatattcttgattccccatgagaattattaatatcttctgttcatgggtctcagaataatacgcagttggaaaagtttatccggaaggaatattgtgattattatgtatttttcatgcatttcactcatttatacatgtgcattgacccatgaccaaatgacgttatatacacgtatatatgtaaatatatgtatatgggatatgagatatgggaaaaggctacagcgttatatatgcaccatcacctgattagctggtatatgatgatgatgttgcccacagtggctgaaatatgattcaaacggtgttatatacgcgtatatatgtatgtatatgtatatgggatatgggaagaggttatgacgttatatacgcaccacctgatcagctagtatatgttgatgatgttgcccacagtggacgagacgatatgatgggatgccctcagcggcttgatgatattatgtacacacatacctatgcatgacacgatatttatacgcatgtgcatgatattataaacgtttcaaaatttacagagttattttcatgccttacatacttagtacatttttcgtactgacgccctattttacggggcctgcgtttcatgcccgcaggtgcaggtaggtaagctgacggtcccccttcttaggattcttgatcagcgagagttggcgtgctccacttgaccCAGAGCTGCTTTTGGTTTTGGTACGAtaaatttattatatatatatatatatatatatatatatatatatatatatatatatatatatatatatgggtatgacgtggctcagtcccgtctttgtacagttatgtttctattagaggtctgtagacaatatgtctagttgggttgtatgtggccttgtcggctttcagttttggatgtataattgtctatagcagccttgccggctcgcccactatattctgcctgtatacgtacatatgccttgatggcaggtttcttttacgtatgttattttcgtaatgcagcagatgttatacaggttcatatcttagacgcatgcttaggggtgtttgacacataggactcaggcaccagtcggtttgggtcgtgacaaccagGCGTTTGTCTGTATATTTGGTATTCCATAGTTATTCTAGATGTTTACATTTTCCTCTTTGTTGCTGTCTTTGATGAACCATAGGTAAAATTTATGTATGACGAAAGTCTAAAATGAAGCAGAATATGCAGTTCTTGCAAATTGTTGATTACTGTCAACTattctaaattaaaaaaaaaaatctgaaacgTTTTGTAAATTATTTGTGAAGTGTTTTAAGACAGCTTCAGAGGCCTGTATGTGGGAAGAACCTAATTTTACTTCGATGAAACTTAAACCGGTGAAAGTCTACAGTAACGAAACAGCCCTTCAGTATAACATCATGATCGACTTGATTGCTAAACGTATAGATACCTTATCCTGTCCGCACTCAAGTGTTCAATATATTTAATTTAACATTAATAGGCATTAGATTATTCACTTGAATATTACACCAATTTTTTTGAAATTAACTAAATAACACAATAAAATTATACTGTCCAATTTGGAAGTCATAATTAAAGAGTAATAGCTATGACTTCGGATATAAACACCTATATTGACTAGGAGTACTCTCACTTCGTTACCCTAATAGATTATATTCGGACATACACCAATCCAACAATTAAATACATGATGCATGTCTACACAAACATGACTATTACTAAATCTTAGTTAATAAGTACACATTTTCATCATAATTGTCACTTAACAATAATAAATTAGTATAATTTGTTATAAACATTTGATACGGATAAGTTTTTACCCTTGTATTTGAATGATATCTACATTTTCCTTCCTCTACCGTCTTGATGAGACAGCCTACTGTTCCTggaaggaaactaaagaaaagatGTAGTGCATTATTATTTCCCACTTCTAATGGTTGTCGaagacttgattccctcttctcaTTAGAAGTGATTTGTTGTAACTTCTATTATACGGAGTTAggtaaaaaaaaagagttattaaTTTTAAAGGTGATAATAAGTTGAATGCAGAAAACTAAAGTAGGTAAGTAAAATGATAtcaaggggtcgtttggtaggatgtattAGGAAAAATAATACATATATTAGTTTTGGTATTATTAATCCCTTGTTAGATAGTACTTTTTAATTTATGTATCACTAATATTTGTATTAATTGTACACCCTATTCAGAGTCATTGTAACTCTCTCTTCACTAGTGAGGGTTAGCCCCCAACGGCTATTTAGTATTGTCgttaatattatttttaaatgTCACTCACTTCTGCACTTAAATCCCCCATGCTTGCTTTGTATATAGTGATAGATTTATGCCTTTGAGGGCTACTTACAACAGGTCCACCATCCTCTTTCGTAGAATAAAATTAAATGTGTGAGGCTGTGAGCAATCTGTATCTATATGTATATTTTGGGTTCTCTGCCTATTCACCTAAAACTACAGAGAGAAAATATAGAGTCACAACATAAACACACACGCTTCCGCATGAGGAACTCCATTGAATTTATCACATTAATAAAATTGGAGCGGTTAAGCAAGTAAATAAAGAAAGAATTGACAAAATTACAAAATAACCTGTGATTTTATCTTAGAAGCAATATTAATTTTTTCGCCAGATTTAGAGGAACAGTAAAAGGTAATTATGCAACATGGAAATACTTAATAAATGAACTAACATACAAACTCCTCTCCAAATACCTACTGGACCAAAGAGGTAATGCTAAATTCAAAACTTCTGTAATATGACAATGAAGCCCGAGTACAtgatttttaagtctttaaacaCAATCAAGCAGTAAAATAAATGTCCTCCATGGTCTAAAAAGTCGGTGCATGAGCtataaatgaagaagaagaagaagagtaacAAAATTGTCATCGTTTAGAAAATTCACATCCCATCCTCTGTAAGAAAGACATTGCTATCAAATTATTGGCAATAATGAACAAGCGTCTTAGATGAAACATCAACCATGACAGCTCCAGCTCCTAGTAGTTTCGTCAGCAAAGAAGAGTATTAGCTCATGAATGAGCACCTAACAGCACTGTTAAAATGAGTGTAATACTTCCGCCAAGTACATGTTCCGACACAAGTAAGATCAGGAATAGGTTAGAAACCACTATTATTACTTGGGAAGTAGTTATTATCCCAAGAAAAGATGTCAGTCTAGAGTATCCATTTGATTGATTGCTTCACAAATGAGAACTATCCAGAACAAAAGAAACTCAAATATTGTTACTGTTTCTCACCTGAGCCATGGGAAATGCTGGTGAGGTATATGTCCATACAATTTTGTCTATTAAAGATCCTTGAGCAGCCGCAGATTCATGTCTGTCGTCAATTTCTACATCTATTTTAACGTTAGGATGTCCCACTCTGAATCTCACAACTTTTGTTGAATTAAGGGGAAAGCCAAACTGGAAATATGTTGTTACAAAATCATAATATTTCTGGTTAatgaggaaaaaaaaaacaaataagtcAAATGAAGAAATCCAACATCAGATAGAACTTGAGGTGTAACCTTGAAATGGTTGTACATGAATTTTTGAAATCAGGCACAACTTTGAgattattttatatgttaatgTCTCAGGAAATGTAGGATCACTTTCTCCTCTACTAGACCAGTATGAAACCTTGCAGCCAACCCGATCACTTGGTTCTAATGTATTCAGGATGCTTTCTTCAGGATAGTTGTCAGTGCTTGATGCAAGGATTGCATCTGTTAAGCAATCATACAATTGGAAAGGCACTTTCCCATAAACGTATAAACTCTGTGATCTCACTCTAAACATAACCACTCCGTATATTTTTCAGGCTGAGATACCATTGGTATAATTGTGCTTTtaacttcaatcatatttgcAACACCTGATATTTCAAGGGAGGTTATGATTTTGATGAGGAAAAGAAGGCTACAAACTTCTATAAGATTGTAAATGTAATACTAACATATTTGCAGTTTACAGAGTAGAATAGCAAAATACTGAACTGGTACACTAGGCTCCCATTATGTGTAGGATTGGGGGCAGATGTGAACCACAATTGGTCTATTGTGTAAAGTCTAATTACCTTGCATTTCTAAAAAAATTGTTTCCACACCTTAAATCGATAATATCTTAGTCGTATAGAGTCAACTCCTATTTGCGCCAAAGCTCCCTTTTAGAGTATTCCTAGTCAAGCTTAGCTTATCtctatcaaaaaaataaaatacttgtGAGTGGAGAAGAATTACTTATTTTCTCACGCTGTACATGAAGA comes from the Nicotiana sylvestris chromosome 4, ASM39365v2, whole genome shotgun sequence genome and includes:
- the LOC104218830 gene encoding F-box protein At4g00755-like, with the protein product MHDHRRKICQSSLFFNISCFGSNQPTFSLNSSKDAILASSTDNYPEESILNTLEPSDRVGCKVSYWSSRGESDPTFPETLTYKIISKLCLISKIHKYYDFVTTYFQFGFPLNSTKVVRFRVGHPNVKIDVEIDDRHESAAAQGSLIDKIVWTYTSPAFPMAQELELSWLMFHLRRLFIIANNLIAMSFLQRMGCEFSKR